One Diospyros lotus cultivar Yz01 chromosome 1, ASM1463336v1, whole genome shotgun sequence genomic window carries:
- the LOC127787597 gene encoding uncharacterized protein LOC127787597: protein MNRVDGSWEEQAFADDAAGPMGGFVWPPRSYSCSFCRKEFRSAQALGGHMNIHRRDRARLKQSVSPQNEKLLLLHPQNHNLHACISLVNDGAPYASLEQLKDQLTHTCTPSGSNNYEAASARLESGLDSRTASGKILGRQEHYFTIQGHHDCAETNLSMGSNLAISHNKTCGFEDDDGDGYGDGDVVISNKRHKTTAVSSKERLGFRKGCGEDSLDLELRLGDPPKV from the exons ATGAATCGCGTCGACGGCTCATGGGAAGAACAGGCCTTCGCGGATGATGCTGCGGGGCCTATGGGAGGGTTCGTGTGGCCCCCCAGATCTTATTCTTGCAGTTTTTGCAGAAAGGAATTTAGGTCTGCTCAGGCTCTTGGAGGCCATATGAACATCCATAGGAGGGATAGAGCGAGGCTTAAGCAATCTGTCAGCCCACAGAAtgaaaagcttcttcttcttcatccccAAAACCACAATCTCCATGCTTGTATATCACTGGTCAACGACGGCGCTCCATACGCATCCCTG GAACAACTAAAGGATCAGCTAACTCACACTTGCACACCATCTGGGTCAAATAATTATGAGGCTGCTTCAGCCAGGCTGGAAAGTGGTCTGGATTCAAGAACTGCATCCGGAAAGATTCTAGGAAGGCAAGAACATTATTTTACAATTCAGGGCCATCATGATTGTGCTGAAACCAATTTGTCTATGGGCTCGAATTTGGCTATTTCTCACAATAAAACATGCGGGTTTGAGGACGACGATGGCGACGGCTACGGTGACGGTGATGTGGTAATTTCTAACAAGAGACATAAGACCACTGCTGTTTCTTCAAAAGAGAGACTTGGATTCAGAAAGGGATGCGGGGAAGATAGCTTGGATCTTGAGCTGAGGCTTGGTGACCCACCAAAAGTGTAG